The Lycium barbarum isolate Lr01 chromosome 9, ASM1917538v2, whole genome shotgun sequence genome has a segment encoding these proteins:
- the LOC132611488 gene encoding B3 domain-containing protein REM5-like yields the protein MKIPPKKPHFFKPIQPGFKNGLKIPIGFLKYLKGHDHFKHAILKKAGKKWLVKVNGHQFKAGWAEFVQQHDLQLGNILVFRHEGNMEFEVSIFDSSHYDREYAEYMQEEEEEETNNVQETSHKFAFKEKPSPNIKLSKKASSHVEAATHNKSFGHSRFEYTITEYCLSSYRLFLPQQFTYANGLTNKKCGLIIRDESQRSWNLKLVCWETRAYIGGGWLKFIADNCLKEGDRIMFEVVTDGETPIWRRY from the exons ATGAAAATTCCACCAAAGAAACCTCATTTTTTCAAACCAATTCAGCCAGGTTTCAAGAATGGTCTT AAAATTCCTATAGGTTTCTTGAAGTATCTGAAGGGACACGACCATTTTAAACATGCAATACTGAAAAAGGCTGGTAAGAAATGGCTTGTGAAGGTGAATGGCCATCAATTCAAAGCGGGTTGGGCTGAATTTGTACAACAACATGATTTGCAGTTGGGAAATATATTGGTGTTTAGACATGAAGGAAACATGGAATTTGAGGTTTCCATCTTTGATTCAAGTCATTATGACAGAGAATATGCTGAGTATatgcaagaagaagaagaagaagaaaccaaTAATGTTCAAGAGACTTCCCATAAATTTGCATTCAAAG AAAAACCAAGCCCCAACATCAAGTTGTCAAAGAAGGCTTCTTCCCATGTAGAAGCTGCTACTCATAACAAGTCTTTTGGTCATTCTCGGTTTGAATACACTATTACAGAATATTGCCTTTCGAGTTATCGCTTG TTCCTTCCTCAACAATTCACATATGCAAATGGTCTCACCAATAAGAAGTGTGGTTTGATTATAAGAGATGAAAGTCAAAGGTCATGGAATTTAAAGCTAGTTTGTTGGGAAACTCGAGCCTATATTGGAGGTGGATGGCTCAAATTCATTGCTGATAATTGCTTAAAGGAGGGAGATCGTATTATGTTTGAGGTTGTTACTGATGGAGAGACACCAATATGGAGACGTTACTAA
- the LOC132611489 gene encoding uncharacterized protein LOC132611489: MGVRVYVELKRENRVLGMYPMCVSIHDLDVEDGVTGNRIIGDDVLQIGYSENRDGMKVCDSTVNVVVLFGNDNNLVISKPEAKGVFVDQIYQDKETLKIVMTKYAIRERFNFKTERSNAISYTLACWSPECKWKFRASRIGNSEMFRVRAFDDEHTCPLKDKVYSQRQATSWFIGEAVVKAKITNHKRKVTPGDIIDDVKNEFGVDVSYMMAWRAREKAIKDFRGDPAHSYKKLPAYIYILDKTYPGSLVKMHKSPENEFMYLFVALKAFIKGFECCRPIVVVDGAHLKSTYNGTFVSASTLDGAGMCNSIL; encoded by the exons ATGGGAGTTCGTGTGTACGTTGAGCTTAAGAGAGAAAACAGAGTTTTGGGGATGTATCCAATGTGCGTTAGTATTCATGATTtggatgttgaggatggtgtaacTGGTAATCGTATTATTGGAGATGATGTGCTGCAAATTGGATATAGCGAGAATCGGGATGGTATGAAAGTTTGTGATTCTACTGTAAACGTTGTTGTTTTGTTTGGGAATGATAACAATTTGGTAATTTCGAAACCGGAAGCGAAAGGAGTTTTTGTCGATCAAATTTACCAGGATAAGGAAACTTTGAAAATTGTGATGACGAAATACGCAATTCGTGAAAGATTCAATTTCAAAACAGAGAGATCGAATGCTATAAG CTACACTCTGGCATGTTGGTCGCCGGAATGTAAATGGAAATTCAGAGCGTCGAGAATTGGGAATTCTGAAATGTTCAGGGTTAGAGCTTTCGATGACGAACATACATGTCCGTTGAAGGACAAGGTGTATTCACAAAGGCAGGCAACAAGTTGGTTTATTGGAGAAGCGGTTGTGAAGGCGAAAATAACTAACCATAAAAGGAAGGTCACACCTGGGGATATAATAGATGATGTTAAGAATGAATTCGGCGTAGATGTTTCTTATATGATGGCATGGAGAGCTAGAGAGAAGGCTATAAAAGATTTCAGAGGTGATCCAGCTCATTCATACAAGAAGTTGccggcatatatatacatacttgataaaacgtatcctggatcgctcgttaaaatgcataaatcaccagaaaatgagtttatgtatttgtttgtagcactcaaagcattcataaagggattcgagtgttgtagaccaatagttgtagtggatggtgcacatcttaaatcaacgtataatggtacatttgtgtcggcaagtactttggatggagcaggtatgtgtaattctattctatga
- the LOC132608731 gene encoding uncharacterized protein LOC132608731, with protein MFGRWNWTNRKNGTYTFTTLMRRYQEMLSINEYKSIRMRVEASTEYVYTVNDGPRRFIIDLKKKTCSCRMFQLDEIPCSHAWAVLKNKNLTADVYCSDLFKPETVVNTYDVPVDPLPDETEWKVPKSILDEVVMPPIYKRPPGRPKKKRDKPLQELMIGKRRNSCGKCGRLGHNRRSCDNPPLNKKNK; from the exons atgtttggtagatggaattggacaaatagaaaaaatggtacctacacattcacaacactgatgaggcggtatcaagagatgttgtcgatcaacgagtacaaatcaatacgaatgagg GTTGAAGCGTCAACTGAATATGTTTACACAGTGAATGATGGACCGAGGCGTTTCATAAtagatttgaagaagaaaacttgCAGCTGCAGGATGTTCCAACTGGACGAGATACCGTGTTCTCATGCATGGGCAGTATTGAAGAATAAAAATTTGACTGCTGATGTATATTGTTCGGATTTATTCAAGCCGGAAACAGTTGTGAACACATATGATGTGCCAGTTGATCCTCTTCCCGATGAGACCGAGTGGAAAGTTCCTAAAAGTATATTAGATGAAGTTGTTATGCCACCGATCTATAAGAGACCCCCTGGGAGGCCAAAAAAGAAGAGGGACAAGCCATTACAGGAGTTGATGATTGGTAAACGCAGAAATTCCTGCGGTAAATGTGGACGTCTTGGTCATAATAGGCGTTCGTGTGATAATCCGCCGCTcaataagaagaataaataa